One Deltaproteobacteria bacterium genomic window, CGGAGCGCCAAAATTTCATGCCGGCTTTCGGGCTGATCGCGATTTTGTCGATTGTCAGCATCAAGCTCGTGAAATCACCAATGGCTTCGCGATGGTCTTTGATGCGGATTTCCAGCGCTCCTTCCGCCAGTGCCAACGCCGGCGCGAGGGCGACGGCTAGAACGAAACCGATAAGCCAAACTTTGCGCTTACTCATTGCCGTTCGGCAGCCAGCCGGCGCATGTCTTTGAGCACTTCTTTTTCCAACCACTTGTCGCCGTAGTAGTCGACGCGGCGAAAGCCTTTGCCGTCGATCAGCGTCAAAAGGTTAGTATGCTGCACTTGGCCGTCGCCTAACTCTTTGACGCGCACGCCGAAAGCTTTCCACACCGGCTCTAGTTCCTTCGCCGAGCCGGTGAGAAAATGCCAGCGGCGGTAGTCGGCTTTAAAGGCGTCGCCGTGACTCTTCAGCTTCTCCGGCGTATCGCGCTTGGGATCGGTGCTGATGCTCAAGAGCAGATAGCGGTCGTTCTTTTCTGCCTGCAGCGTTCTCTGTATGGCCGCCAACTTGGCAGAGAAAAGCGGGCAAACGTCCGGGCAGCTAGCATAGATAAAATTCACCAAGACCAATTTCTTTTGCGCTGGCTCGAAGGCGAACTTGGCACCGCTTTGATCTATCAATGCAAAGCTTGGCGCCTTGACGCGAACTTCTTTGCGGCCGATCTCGCCGCGCTTGGGCGGTAGCGGCACATGGGCCAGCGCCGGTAGTATCTGACCGAGCAGCAAGACCAGCGCCCAGG contains:
- a CDS encoding SCO family protein, translating into MSRPTSMKPMNPKITIAWALVLLLGQILPALAHVPLPPKRGEIGRKEVRVKAPSFALIDQSGAKFAFEPAQKKLVLVNFIYASCPDVCPLFSAKLAAIQRTLQAEKNDRYLLLSISTDPKRDTPEKLKSHGDAFKADYRRWHFLTGSAKELEPVWKAFGVRVKELGDGQVQHTNLLTLIDGKGFRRVDYYGDKWLEKEVLKDMRRLAAERQ